A genomic stretch from Longimicrobiales bacterium includes:
- a CDS encoding diacylglycerol kinase family protein, which produces MSETGAVPVFLNARAGRSRDPAQALYDGFGDTIAVTAAPGASLRSLVADAVAAGEPVIGVAGGDGTMRTAAAVLVHTDTALLCIPTGTLNTFARRQGIVDIAAAATALRERRILRVAVGTIENEYFLNTLTFGEYARIVRRREQYRRFIGKPAAALIATGATLVTLRQTIVHLDVDGETLVRRTPVVWVGLGWGSFPRLTASQERRSNPDLEVVVVRHASKFATTATLMRLARGVLRGQAPVRDPQLEVLHTRAIYLERASPAPPDGSGDAIDATADGELLRTRGAAHVGVLDAALRVLQGPARNVAIDARLT; this is translated from the coding sequence ATGAGTGAGACCGGCGCGGTTCCGGTTTTTCTCAACGCCCGCGCCGGCCGGTCCCGCGATCCCGCACAGGCCCTGTACGATGGGTTCGGTGACACCATCGCTGTCACCGCCGCTCCCGGCGCCTCACTCCGAAGTCTTGTCGCCGATGCTGTTGCCGCCGGCGAGCCAGTGATCGGCGTCGCCGGCGGCGACGGGACCATGCGCACCGCAGCCGCCGTGCTGGTGCATACGGATACCGCACTGCTCTGCATTCCGACCGGCACGCTGAACACGTTCGCGCGACGACAGGGCATCGTCGACATCGCGGCGGCCGCTACGGCACTGCGTGAGCGACGCATCCTCCGCGTGGCGGTCGGCACGATCGAGAATGAATACTTCCTCAACACCCTGACGTTCGGTGAGTACGCGCGCATCGTGCGGCGGCGTGAGCAGTACCGCCGTTTCATTGGCAAGCCGGCCGCCGCGCTGATTGCGACGGGCGCCACGCTGGTCACGCTCCGGCAGACCATCGTGCACCTGGACGTGGACGGCGAGACGCTCGTCCGGCGCACACCGGTGGTATGGGTCGGCCTCGGCTGGGGCAGCTTCCCGCGCCTGACCGCATCGCAGGAGCGACGCAGCAATCCCGACCTGGAGGTCGTGGTCGTGCGGCACGCGTCGAAATTCGCGACCACCGCGACACTGATGCGGCTCGCGCGCGGCGTGCTGCGCGGGCAGGCACCCGTCCGCGATCCGCAGCTCGAGGTGCTGCACACGCGTGCCATCTACCTCGAACGCGCATCACCGGCGCCGCCCGACGGCTCGGGCGACGCGATCGATGCGACCGCCGACGGCGAGCTGCTGCGCACCCGCGGCGCCGCACACGTCGGCGTGCTCGATGCCGCACTCCGCGTGCTCCAGGGACCTGCCCGTAATGTCGCAATCGACGCGAGACTGACGTGA
- a CDS encoding Glu/Leu/Phe/Val dehydrogenase dimerization domain-containing protein, whose amino-acid sequence MWRRYASFLRRTPELTLAWSDRETDARAWLVINSLRGGAAGGGTRMRLGVNPREVTYLAKAMELKFSISGPPIGGAKTGIDFDPSDPRRSDVLERWYRAAMPVLRDRYGTGGDLNVDEVLDVIPAFERLGLHHPQEGVVRGHLGPDDRQFRAIMHRLQDGVAAALEPDGDTGAVAGVDLTIADVITGYGVAASIRRLYARRERSLDGVRVVLEGFGNVGAAAGLYLARYGARIVSIRDARRMLVDDEGVDAAGLEDLLRRRQDKLLPADDARVHDAGRSRLGDVAADVFVCAAISESISPDTLDELAARGVDVIACGSNQPFREVKIGSTLVAQDADRRFAVIPDILANCGMARTFSYLMESNARPSADPVFAAVNHTIEETLDEVIDRAGGARTGLLSATLGLALDRIGA is encoded by the coding sequence ATGTGGCGACGCTATGCGTCGTTCCTCAGACGCACGCCGGAGCTGACGCTGGCGTGGAGCGATCGCGAGACGGATGCGCGCGCATGGCTGGTCATCAACTCGCTGCGCGGCGGTGCCGCGGGCGGAGGCACGCGCATGCGCCTCGGCGTGAACCCCCGCGAGGTCACATACCTCGCCAAGGCGATGGAGCTCAAGTTCTCCATCTCCGGCCCGCCCATTGGCGGCGCCAAGACCGGCATCGACTTCGACCCGTCCGACCCGCGCAGATCGGACGTGCTCGAGCGCTGGTACCGCGCCGCGATGCCCGTGCTGCGCGATCGCTACGGCACGGGCGGCGACCTCAACGTCGATGAGGTCCTCGATGTCATCCCGGCATTCGAGCGGCTGGGACTGCACCACCCGCAGGAAGGCGTGGTGCGCGGCCACCTCGGTCCCGATGACCGGCAGTTCCGCGCGATCATGCACCGACTCCAGGACGGCGTTGCGGCCGCGCTCGAGCCGGACGGCGATACGGGCGCAGTCGCAGGGGTGGACCTCACGATTGCCGACGTCATCACGGGCTACGGCGTCGCGGCCTCGATCCGGCGCCTGTACGCGCGACGCGAGCGTTCGCTGGACGGCGTGCGCGTGGTGCTCGAGGGATTCGGCAACGTCGGAGCAGCCGCGGGACTGTATCTCGCGCGTTACGGCGCGCGCATCGTCTCCATCCGCGATGCACGGCGCATGCTGGTCGATGACGAAGGCGTCGATGCCGCGGGACTCGAGGACCTGCTGCGACGCCGCCAGGACAAGCTGCTGCCCGCTGACGATGCGCGCGTGCACGATGCCGGACGGTCCCGCCTGGGCGATGTGGCGGCCGATGTGTTCGTGTGCGCCGCGATCTCGGAATCGATCTCGCCTGACACGCTCGACGAGCTCGCGGCGCGCGGCGTGGATGTGATTGCGTGCGGCTCGAATCAGCCGTTCCGCGAGGTGAAGATCGGGTCGACACTGGTGGCGCAGGATGCCGATCGCCGCTTTGCCGTCATCCCGGACATCCTCGCGAACTGCGGCATGGCACGCACGTTCAGTTACCTGATGGAATCCAACGCTCGCCCTTCAGCGGATCCAGTATTCGCCGCGGTAAACCACACGATCGAGGAGACTCTCGACGAGGTGATCGACCGCGCGGGGGGCGCGCGCACCGGCCTGCTCTCCGCGACACTCGGACTGGCGCTCGACCGGATCGGTGCATGA
- a CDS encoding XdhC family protein codes for MIDEQVYRAIIAAADDGREVALATVLSTRGSVPRHAGSKMIIDPGHGLIGTIGGGCGEADVIAAATDVVRSGVPRIVDVELTDAIDSWSPAVCGGVMQILIEPVRPSPGGASGS; via the coding sequence ATGATCGACGAACAGGTCTATCGCGCGATCATTGCGGCCGCCGATGACGGCCGCGAAGTCGCACTGGCCACCGTGCTGAGCACGCGCGGCTCCGTGCCGCGGCACGCGGGCAGCAAGATGATCATCGACCCGGGGCACGGACTCATCGGCACGATCGGCGGCGGCTGCGGCGAAGCGGATGTCATCGCCGCGGCCACCGACGTGGTCCGATCAGGAGTGCCGCGCATCGTGGATGTCGAGCTCACCGATGCGATCGATTCGTGGAGCCCGGCCGTGTGCGGCGGTGTGATGCAGATCCTGATCGAGCCGGTACGGCCTAGCCCTGGCGGCGCATCCGGTTCGTAA